In the Parasedimentitalea psychrophila genome, ATGGCTGAAACAACAACAAACGCATCACCGAATTCCTACCGTCCAAAGCGGCATGTGGATCTTGCGGATGTTGTCGCCGATAACGCCTATGTCGTGGCCAACCTTGCGAGTCATAAACAGCGCGGGCTGGAGTGGGCCATTCGCGCCCGCTGGATTGCGATGCCTCTTATCGGGGTGATGTTGATCTTTATAAACCCGTCCTGGGATGTTCTCTACTATCACGGGGTACTGGCCTTGCTGTGCCTGAATGGCTGGCTGATGGGCCGCTTGGGGAAAGTGGGCCGGTCAAAGGCAGAGCTGTTTTTGATCTTTGTGGACCTGTTGATCATGACCTTGGGCATGGTGCTGCCAAACCCGTTTGCGCCCCAGGATTTTCCGATCGCAATACAGTACCGGTTCGATAACTTCATTTATTTTTACGTCATTTTGGCGGCTGGCACATTGGCCTATTCCTGGCGCACGGTGATCGCCATTGGCACCTGGACGGCGGGACTATGGATGACAGGCGTCGTCCTGGCCTGGTGGCTGTCGCCAGTGGATGAGCCGCTGAGGCAACAGGCGGCTGATGTCTTTGGCGACAACGCGATGCTGAAGCGGTTCATGGATCCAACCGACTTTATGATTCATCTCAGGGTGCAGGAGGTGGTGGTTTTTGTCATCGTCGCGGTGATCCTTGGGTTTTCCGTGCGCCGGTTCAATGCGCTGTTGATGAACAATGCCAGCCTGACCCGGGAGCGGACCAACCTGTCGCGATATTTCTCGCCCAATGTGGTGGAGCAGCTGTCGCAAAACGATGAGCCCCTGAAACAGGTGCGCAGGCAGGATGTGGCGGTTCTGTTCATCGACATCATCGGCTTTACCCGGCTGGCTGCCGGGCTGGATGCCCTCGATGTGATCGAGCTGCTGCGCGGGTTTCATGGTCGGATGGAGCGCGAGGTGTTTCGCCACCATGGCACGCTGGACAAGTATCTGGGCGATGGGCTGATGGCCACCTTTGGAACCCCGATGGCGGGCACTCAGGATGCCACCGATGCCCTGGCCTGTGCGCAGGACATGATCTCGTCGCTGGAGCAATGGAACCTGGTGCGCCGCCGTGCGGGGGACCCCGAAATCCGCGTTGGCATCGGTGTTCACTTTGGCGAGGCGGTCTTGGGCGACATTGGCGCCAACCGATTGGAATATGCAGTGATCGGCACTGCCGTAAATGTCGCGGCACGCCTGGAAGTTATGACCCGAGAGTTGCAATCGGACATCGCGATAAGCGACCGGCTCCGCCAGCAAATTCAGATGGAGAATATCGAGGTCGCTCTGCTCGATCCGTTTATCCAGCAGCCTGATCAAGAGATTCGCGGTCTGGATCAACCGATGAGCGTCTGGACATCGCGCTGATCCATAGCCGCTTCAGCACGCCGGAAAATGCGCATTTTGGATGGGTCCCGGCCGTTTCCTGATCTACCTCCATTTTTGCGACAAATTAATATCTTATTGAGCCATGGGCTTGTGTGGTTTCCGCAGCGACGCATGGCGGACAGTAACTCAATTGAAACCACAAGTTGTAAATATCCCACCTACAACCAGCTAGGGATGAATGCTATGACAACTGAAGCGCGGGACCTGATACGTACATGGTTTGATTTTGGCGACGAGAATGCAAAAACTCTGGCGGAGCTTGGTCAGATCCTGCGGCCAAATTTCGACCAGATTTTGGATGAGTTCTATGAGGTGATTTTAAATCGACCGGAAACCGCCCAGTTTTTTGAGGCTCCGGGTCTGATCGAACATGCCAAAGCCGCCCAGAAATCCCATTGGGAATGTCTGTTTTCAGGCAAATTTGACAGGAAGTATCTTGAGTCCGCCGAACGGGTCGGCCGTGTTCATTTCCAAATCCAGTTGCCGTTTCTGCTTTATCTTGGCGGCTATTCAGAGGCTGGGTCCAAAATGCTGAATCTGGTTCTGAACCGGGGTCGACTGGGCAGCAAAAAGAAAACTGCACAACAGGCCGCGCTTTTGATGCGGGCGATGATGGCGGATTGTGAACGGGTGATTGACGCCTATTTTCAGGCACAACAGCAAGAACAGACACGGGCGATGACCATCATGACGGATGGGATCAAACAGCTGGAACAAGGGAATCTCACTCATAAAATCCGCAAGGACGAAGGCGGTGGGTTTCCAGATAAATTCGACACCATACGCATATCATACAACACTCTGATTGACCGGTGGTGCAGCACCATCGGATCGTCGACAACCAGCGCCCATTCCGTTGACGAAAAAATGGCCTCGACCTCTCAAATGACCCGCGATCTGGCTGACCGGTCCGAACAACAGGCCGCAACTCTGGAGGAAGCGGTCGCCGCGGTCAGCCAGATATCTGCAAACACCAAGGACACCAGCGCCATGGTGTTCAAGGCGTCCAAAAAGTCGGAACAAAATCACCAGGACGCGGAAAGGGGCGGCGCCGTGGTCAAACAAGCAATTGAGGCCGTTGTCCGAATTGAAGAATCCTCCGAGCAGATTGCCAAATTTGTGGACGTGATTGATGACATCAGCTTTCAGACCAATCTTTTGGCGCTGAATGCCGGGGTCGAGGCCGCACGAGCCGGGGATGCTGGACGTGGGTTTGCTGTTGTTGCCTCAGAGGTGCGGGCGCTGGCCGCACGGGCATCGCAATCGGCAAGTGAGATCAAGTCGCTGATCGCAGCAAGCACAGTCCAGGTGCGCGAAGGCTGTGAATTGGTCCGACAGACAGGTGAAAGCCTGAAGGGCATCCGCATGGGCGCCGGTTCTGTGTCAGATCTGATGGAGGAAATCGCCGAGGTCATTTCTGCCCAGTCACAGAGCCTGGTTGAGGTCGACGCCAGTATGACGGATTTAGGCCGCACCACACAGGACAGTGCGGCTTTGGCCTCCAAGGTCTTTGAAACCACAGCCGGGTTGGCTGCAGATTCGGCGGCCCTCAAGCAAAACATGGACGGCTATAGACTCAGAACAAGTGACAGCACCGAAAGACTTATGGATCTGGAATATGAAAAAGCAGAGCGAGCCGGATAAAATGCCTCACTGCGGGACTGCCATTGTGACCGAAAGACCCGCGCCCTTGGGGGTTTTTTGGGAAATCAAAAATTGATCCTGACCTAAGTCTATTCAGTGAGGGTTCAGGATCGCCACTTAGCCCGCCTCCATTCTATCTTGGAGTGGTGCGGCGATGTTCAGAATTTTTGGCTTAACGAAGAACGGACTTGTTCTGTTTGGGGTGTTGCTTTCTATCCTCTGTGGCCGTGGTCAGGTTGAACGCACGGGCGACTATCTGCAAATTGCACTGCCTGTGGCGGCATTTGCCTGTTCTGTTTCAAATGGCGAAGCCCTCAACACGTTCCTGCGGTTTGTCTTGGTTGAAGGGGTTGTTCATGGCACCAAGAGGGGCTTGGATGCTGCGCCGATTAACCATCGACCCGGCGGTGGCCTGCAGGGGTTCCCCTCGGGTCATACGGCGGCGGCCACATTTGGCGTCAGCAGCCTGGTAAACAGCTGTGTGAAGAAAAACCCCTGGGTCCAGGGCGCAGTCATTCTGAGCGGCGGCTACGTGGGGGCATCCCGCATCGAGGTGGGGGCACACTTTCTGTTTCAGGTTGTCGCGGGCGCCCTGCTGGGCTGGCTGGGGGAACGGTCCTCAATGTTGTTTCGGATATTGCGGATTGTTACGCTTCGCCGGTATCGGCAGTTTGCACGTAGATTGATTTTGACCAGACTGTGAAGCAGGGCACATCATTGTCCTGGCCATATTGGCGGCGGAGTCGGCGCCCCACTGAAGGGGCGGATCCAAACGGGCTTAAGGTGGGCTTCAGGTTTCAGAGCGAGGAGAGCGCATTGCCGCTGCCTCTGGAGCCAAAATGAAACCGCCAAGCCTTGCGATCATTATCATCACCTTGAACGAAGAGCAGCGCCTGCCTCTGCTGCTTGGAGATTTGCAACGCCAGACATGGACCGATTTTGAGATCATACATGTTGATAGCAACAGCACCGATCAGACCCTGCGACGATCCGCCCAGATCTCGGCCCAGTTTGCTCATTACCGTATCATCGATATGCAACAGCGCGGGGTCAGTCTGGGCCGCAACATGGGCGCCCGGCAAGCCCGGGCAGACCGGCTGCTGTTTCTGGATTCTGATACACGCCTGGCGCCTGATTTTCTGGAAACCGCCCTGCAAGAGCTACAGCAGCGTGATCTGGGGGTTGGTATTGTCTGCATGGCGACAGATGGATTGGCCTTTCGCCACCGGGTCAGTTTTGGTTTGTTCAACGCAGGCATTCGCCTAACATCACATTTCTTTCCAACAGCAATTGGCGCCTGCCTGTTTTCCGCGCGTGAAATCCATGCCGAAATAGGCGGTTTTGACGAGCGGTTGAGGCTTTGTGAAGACTGCCATTACGTGCTCAAGGCATCAAAGGCGCAGCGGTCCACCGTCGGGGTGCTGCGCAGCCGGTTTGATTTTGACCCCCGGCGTCTGGATCAGGACGGATTTCTGCGAACCGGTTTCACTTATTTTCGGGCCAATCTGTACAGATTTTTCCGGGGCGAGCTGGTGCACAATCAAATCCCCTATGAATTTGGTCATTATCGGTCGGGTCCCCATGATTGAAACACTCGCGCAATTCGGAAATATGCTGCTGTATCCCGCTGTCGCCCTGATCGCCTATTTTGACACGCTGATCGGTGTCGGCTTTTTTGTGTTTGGCGAAATTGCCTTTGTCACTGCCGGCGTGCGATGGGCTGCAACCGGAGACATCTGGATTGTAATATTGGTCCTATGTGCTGCCTGCTCTGGTGATCTGACAAGTTTCGGACTGGGGCGGCGGTATGGCGCGCGCGCCGCGTCCCGATGCCTAAAGCCACTAAGTCGCAGGCGTCAGTGGCGCAGGGCGCGTCGGTTGCTGATGCGGTATGGCATCGGCTTTGTGATCGTGGCCCGTTTGCTGGGGCCGGTGGCTTGGATCACCCCATTCCTTGCGGGATCACTGGCCATGCCGGCTCGCCGGTTTGCCCTTGCAACAGTTCCAGCCGTCCTGATCGGAGCTGGCCAGTTTGTCCTGTTGGGGTATTTTGGGGCGAATGCAGGCCCGCTGTTGCAACGGGCATATGCATTTTTGAGTGACCATATGGGGATATTTGCCATGGGGTTTGCCATTTTCTGCGCCACCGGTGTGATCTGGAAAATGCAAAGGGGGGGGCGGCTGGTGCAGCTGCTCTGCGCGGTGATCACCGCTGCGGCCATAGTCCTGGGCGCAAATCTCTACTACTTTTTTGCCAGTGGTGCGCATGCCGCGACCTCACTTGAGGGGCAGCCGCAAACCGTGGGCCTATGCGATTTGAAAACAATGGATCTGCGGGTGTATCCGGGCAATACAAACATGCACTTACCACAGCCGATCAACGTGCTCCTCATCTCGGATGTTTCACCCGAAGTGGTCATGTCAGGTCTGGGGTGGCAGCAGAACATGACCTTTAGCCGCGACAGAATAGGTCTAAAAACATATGTCGAGCTTTTGGTGAAAAGAACGCCGCCCGTTTCAGAAATGTACTATTTTGGGCAACCCGCGCAATCAGCGTTTCAGTTGCCGGGGTCGCTCACTGAACGGGTCCATATTCGCTGGTGGCCGGCTGGCTGGTTGGGGGACCAGCAGATTTATGTCGGAGCGATCAGCCGAGATGAAGAAATTGCGATCAAATACTATCGTGCGATCCCGGCCTTGCTGCATGATATTGAACCCGAGGTTGACCGGGTTCGTGACCTGCTGGCAGCCCAGATCGTTGGGCATTCCGAGCTGAGCGTTCTGGGGCTGGCGCCATTGCAGAAACCAGTACACGACGGTCAGGAAAGTGACTATCAGACCGATGGTCGGCTATTGGTGGTTGGCAGTTCCTACAGGTCGCTTCTGCCTCAATATTATAATTGCCTGAGTTTGACCCAAAACGGAGAAGTCTGAATGCGTGTTTTGCTGGTCGAAGATGAAAAGTTGATCGCAGATGCGGTGAAGGTTTCCATGACGCGCGATGGTTACCATGTGGATTGGGTAGCCGATGCCAATAGCGCCGAAGACGCCCTGGTCACCTCGCAGTTCGATCTGGTTATCCTGGATCTGGGCCTGCCGGGCAGAGATGGATTGAGCCTGCTGCGCTGGCTGCGCAACACTGACCGCAATGAACCCGTGGTCATCCTGACAGCGCGTGAAGCGGTGGAGAACCGGATCGAAGGGCTAGATCTTGGTGCCGATGATTACATGACCAAACCCTTCGACATGAAAGAGCTTTTGGCGCGGGCGCGGGCGCAGATAAGGCGCGCAAACGGACGTAGTGCGCCGCGACTAACCCATGGTGACATCGAAGTGGACCCGGCGGCGCATACCGTCACCCACAAAGGAGAGGTTGTTGAGATTTCGCCGCTGGCCTTTCAGGTTTTGGTGCTGCTGCTGGAACGCAAGGGGCGTGTGGTCTCAAAGGACGATCTGGCCGAAAGCCTGTATGGCTGGGAAGAGGGGGCGGAAAGCAACACAGTCGAAGTCTATGTTTCGCAGATCCGCCGCCGTCTTACCGGCGATCTGATCCGTACCATTCGCGGTATCGGCTACATCATCGACAAGGACTGACATGCGCAAGAATTCCATTCGTTCCAGAATTCAGTGGCGGCTCATCCCGCTTATTCTGTCCTGTTGGGTGGGCGCGTCGGCGCTGGTCTACTTTGGCACCCGCTCTGAGTTGCGGGATGCGCTGAATGCCCAGGCAGATATTATGGCGACGATCATCGCCAGGATGCAATCAGATGAGATTGACGCCGCCGATTTTGGCAAAGGTCTGGAACGCTATGAAGATGACTATCTGATCCGGATCTGGTCACCGGATGGGCAATTCCTGTTTGATTCACAGACCACTTTATTGGACGGATCCTTTGCTTTTCCACGGGCCACCAAACCAGCGGAATTGGGCCCTGAGTGGCGACAGTCAGAATATCATATGCAATCGGGCGGTCGTATCCTGATTGCGCGACTGAAGGAGGAAACAAACGAGCTGATACTGCAGGTCACTTTGACCTCACTGCTGCCACTCGCCCTGGCTTTCCTCGGGTCGATCCTGGCGGTTCTGTTGTTTGTGCGCAACGGCCTTATGCCGCTGACCCAATTGTCCGATGAACTGGCCAATAGAACGGCTGCGGAACTGAAGGATCTGCCCGATCAGGATCAGGCAGAAGAGCTGCAGCCAATTGTGACATCACTGAACGGGCTGTTCGATCGCATTCGGGGGCTCCTTGCGCGAGAGAGGCGGTTTGTTGACGATGCCGCCCATGAACTGCGAACGCCGTTGACGGTGATCAAGGCACAGTGCCAGTCCATTGATCCGGCGACCCTGGACGCGGAAACAAAGCAGCGCCTGGACAGTGTGGTGGAAGGGGTTGACCGCATCACTCAACTCAGCGCGCGATTGTTGGATCAGGCGCGGGCGGAGCAGCCAGCACCCAGAATGTCCACCGTCAAAGTGGCCCCCTTGCTGAGAGGTGTTCTGGCTGATCTCATGCTACAGGCCGAGGAGGCCGGGGTCACCGTTGAACTGCTGTGCATGGACGAACCAGTGATCCTATGCGCGTCAGATGATCTTCGGGTGATTTTGAGAAATCTGGTGGAGAATGCCATCAAGTTTTCTGCTGATCCGGGACGGGTTTGCGTAACCTTGAAGACAGATTTCTTGGCCGTCGAAGACAACGGTCCGGGAGTCCCTGAGGATCAGCGTTTACATGTCTTTGATCGGTTTTTTCAAATGCCGGAAACAGAAGCGGCGCGGATGAGACGCGGGGCCGGCCTGGGGCTGTCTATCGTGATGTCTCTGTCACAGAGAAATGGAATGCTGGTGTCGGTTACCGACAGCGTTGAATTGGCCGGGGCGTGTTTCAGATTAGATTTTTCTCAAGCCAAACCATAACGCCTCCAGCTTATCTTCAGGTTGATGCCGAGGTTGAACCTGTGGAAACGGGCCGTAAGATCTCCACTTGGGCCTACCTGACAAGCTCGGCGGCTGCGATCCTTGCGATTTCGGCCGTATGGCAGGTGTCGGATCCGGTGGATCCAGCCAGCGCCTCCAGTGCTGAGTAGTGCAAAAAACAAGGCTCCCACTTTCAGGGAGCCTTCAGCTTCACCAGCTACTTGCTCACAATGCAACTCGAACCGGGAATGCGAATATGGGTAAACATCAAGAAAACAAATTTTGGTCTTTGAGCCGTAACATCAGGGATGTTGTCGGTGGGATGCTGATCTTGAACATGCTGGGCCTTGCCGCAACCGCATCGTCCGACACATTGGAAACGGTTGTTCAATCTGCGGATTTTGCCATCAATGGGGTTGCCGTCACTAGGGACGGGCGGGTGTTTGTCAGCATGCCGCAGTGGACCTCGGTGCCATCCCCGTCCGTCGGGGAAGTCCTTGCTGGCGGTGTTCTGACCCCCTATCCGGGCAATGACTGGAACCGGTTTGACGCTGACTTGGCCTTTGATCGTTTCACCAACGTCAATGCGGTTCATGCGGATGGGGTCGGCTCCCTGTGGGTGGTCGACTATGCGGCGCCACAATTTGGGCCGGTTATTGTCGGCGCCCAAAAGCTGGTACAGATTGACCTGGCCAGCAACGAGATTGTCCGCGTTTACCGGTTCGACAAAGACGTATTGCCGGACGGTGCCAAGCTGAATGACGTGCGGGTCAATGCCAAAACAGGCACCGCCTATATTTCGGAATTCGGCCTTGGTGCGATCATCGTCGTCGATCTGCAAAGCGGCGACGCGTTTCGCGCTCTCGACCAGCATAGCTCAACCCGCGCCCATCCTGATGTGGTCTCAAGCTTTTTGGGCGAAGAATTCCGCCCCAATCACCTGCAGGTCAATGATATCGAACTGAGCGCCGATGGGGAGACGCTTTATTATCAACCGACTGGCGGGCCCGTCATGTGGCAAATTCCAACAAAAGCGATTGCCGCGCCGGCGCCCAATGCCGATCTTGAACCCCTGATCCAAGTGGTCGGCAAGACCATGACCATTGGTGGCGTATCACGTGCCCCAAACGGGCATCTGATGCTTGGCAGTGTGCAGGACAATACGGTTTGGTCCCTAGACCCTGAAACCGGCGAAAAGACGGCTCTGATCCAGGATGACCGGCTGTTGTGGCCGGATACGATGAGTGTGGGACCCGATGGGTATCTCTACATTCCTGCGCCACAATTGCGCCTGCTGCCCAAGTTCAACAACGGCCAAAGCAAAGTGATCGGGGAGTTCAGCGTCTATCGCATGAAACTGCCGACAAGTTACCAGTGAAATCCAGGAAAGTTAGCCAGATGAATACCAGCAAAACCATAGCCAGAATTGCAATTTTGGGCGCATTGACTGCCGCCCCTGCGGGGGCCGACAATGTCATCCCCGATGCCCCAAGCTGGTCCACACCAGCAAGAACAGACGTAGCCGGACACGAAGCGGGGCAGGGGGATCTCACTGTCGATGGCAGCGATCAATCCTATACCCAGGTTCAGATCGACGACAAATTCAGTGCGCCTGATTGGTTCCCTGACCAGCATCTGCCAATGCCCGAAACCGTGCAATTCGGCAAAGGTCCAAAGGTCTGGGCCTGCGCGTCTTGCCACCTGACATCCGGCACCGGACACCCGGAATCTGCCAGCCTTGCCGGGTTGGACAGCGCCTATATGCAGGCGCAAATGCGGGCCTTTTCCGACGGTACGCGGGTCGATTATTCCGGCCATATGAACCGAATGGCGGCGCTGATGACGCCAGAGGAAATTCAGACGGCAAGTGATTGGTTCGCAAGTCTGACACCGCGCACGTTTATTGAGGTCATTGAGACAGAGACTGTGCCGGCCAGCTACATTGACAGTACCCGAATGCGCCTACTGACAGAGGCCGAGCCTCGTGAAGAACCCATTGCTGGCCGGATCATCGAAATTCCGGTGGATCCGGTGCAAGTCAAGCTGCGCCACCCGGTCAGCAATTTCATCAGCTATGTGCCAACAGGAAGCATTGCCCGTGGAGAGGCCCTTGTGTCTGGTGACAATGACCGAACCTATGCCTGTGCCGGGTGTCATGGGGACGATCTGACCGGCACCGAAATTGCACCGGTCATTATCGGCAATTTTGGAATTTACACGGTTCGCCAGTTGCATGGCTTCAAATCTGAAACCCGGTCCTCCGAGGAAGCATCATTGATGTCCGATATCGTGGTGGATCTTACCGATCAAGACATCATCGACATCGCCGCTTACCTCAGCGCCCAACAGATAAACTGAACAACATGTGTGAGCGATATGTGAAGTGCGACTCTTGTTGAGCTCAGGGTAGGGGGCTCATCGCATTTCCTCCAATATCTTTTCGCGGAAGACTTCGGCCGGCGTTTTCCATCCAAGGCATTTGCGGGGTGTGTTGTTGAGGCGGTCACTAATTTCCTTGATGTCGTGGTCAGACATTGACCGGATGTCACGCTTCCGCGGCAACCAGCGCCTGGCTCGTCGATTGGTGTTCTCGACTGTGCCTTTCTGCCAGGGTGAAGATGGATCACAAAACCACGTCAGGGTCCCGATCTCGGCTTGCAGATGCGGCCAGGAAACAAACTCGGTTCCGCGATCAAAGGTGATGGATTTACGGGCCATGAAGGGCAGATCTCTGATCGCCTTGATGATCTTGCCCATGACCGGTTTTGTGCGCTTGCTTGGATTCTTCAGCAGCACCGTGAAACGGCTCACGCGTTCAACCAGAGTAGTAACGTTCGTCTGCCCAAGCTTCTGTTTGAACAGGATCAAGTCTGCTTCCCAGTGGCCAAATTGACGCCGGTGGGCCACATCATCCGGGCGAAACAAGATGCTGACATCGCGGTTAAATTTCGGGAGTAGGTGCTTTCTGGCGCGCCGCGGTGTACGTGATTTGCGGTGTGTTGGAAGATACCACCACAGCTCTTTGTTCAGGCCTTCCTTTGAGTAGATGTAGCGATAGATTGTCTCTTGGCAGACCCGCAGTGCTGCGTTGTCGTAAATCATGCGGTTGCCGATCTGCTCAGGTGTCCAACCGTTTTTGAGACGTTCGACCACGTACTTACGTAATGCCCGATGCTTGATCAGTTTACGTTCTCGCGCACGCCGCCCGGACGCCACCAACTGGGCAGCAGCACCGTAGTACCCATCACACTTCGGCATACACGGGTCAGAGAAATGGTTGCGCTTCAGCTCTCGAAATATCGTAGATCGACAACGCTTCAAAACACGTGCCATCTCGTCAACAGGGACCTTTGCGTGTCTCCAGCGTTCTATTCTGCGTCGTTCTGTGATACTAAGTTGGCTATAAACGGTTCCCATGCCGATTCCTCTTGTTAGATAAACTACTGTTTTCTAACAAGAGTCGCAGTTGGGGGTAGCGCGCACCGCTACACAAACACCGCACGCATAATCGGTCTTATGTTAAATCAAAGCCAAGTCACATTTACCTTCAAGACCCGGCCCAAACGTCCAGAATGCACAGCCGGGACAACCCAATTCGGTCATATCTCTAAAGACACCCACAACACCCGAGCGTCCTCGTCGCTGGTGGATACACAGCCATGCCCCATGCTGCTATCATAGTAGACGCTGTCACCCGCGACCATCATCAGAGGCCGATAATGTTCCGTGTACAGCGTCAGCGAGCCACTGATCACATACATGAATTCTTCGCCTCGATGGCGCACCCAGTTTTCATATTCACTGACATCGCGTGCTTTGATGGTGCTGATATACGGCAGCATCCGTTTGCTGGTAAGCTCGGTACACAGCAACTCGTGATCATAGGTTGCGGTTTCCTGATGTTCACCCTTACCGGTCAACGTATAGTCACGACGCCCCGAGATATCGCTTTTACCCGACTGCACAAACAATTGTGGTGTCTTCAGTTCCAGCGTCTGCATCAGCCGTCGAATGATGTCGAAACTGGGCTTAGTCAAATTATTCTCGATCTTGGACAAAGTGGACCGGCCAATCGCAGCCGCCTTTGCCACGTCCTCCAGCGTCAGCCCCTTTTCCTTGCGCGCCACGCGAATCATCTGCCCCAGAACCTGGCCATCAGGCGCGTCACCGACCTCGGCCATGGGGCCTGCGTCTTCTGTCTGAACCGGTTCCATGCACGTTTTCTCCCATCTGCAAGCAATTTAGTCCCGTGCCTGCATAACTCAAAACAACCTTATGATCAATTATGTTGCCAATAGGGGAAAAATTTCCTAAACGAACATTATGAGCCCTTTACGTATACAAGTGCATACACTGTTGATTTGAACCCGCCACTCTCCGAGGCCGCCAGATGACCTTTGTCCGACCAGAAGTGATCCACTGTTGTTCAACCGATCAGAATTATCCAAACTCCGGTTGGGCACATTGCATTCGACAGGTTTCAAATTCCGCACACCTGAACCGCCCCCAACCGAAAGGCCCCAGCCATGACTGACGCGCCCAAACGCACCCCGCTGTATGATCTGCACGTCGAACTTGGCGGCAAGATGGTTGATTTTGCCGGCTGGGAAATGCCGGTGCAATATCCCATGGGCATCATGGGCGAGCACAATCACACCCGTGCCAAGGCCGGGCTGTTTGATGTCAGCCACATGGGCCAGGTGATCCTGCGCGGGGCGGATGCAGCGGCCAAGCTGGAAACCTTGGTGCCCGCCGCCATCACCACCCTGAAAGAGGGCAAGGCGCGCTATACTTTCTTCACCAATGACGACGGCGGCATCATGGATGACCTGATTGTCGCCAATGCCGGCGATCACCTGTTTGTGGTGGTCAACGCCTCGATGCGGCACCAGGACATCCCGCACATGGCCAAGCATCTGGACGGCATCGAGGTCACCGAGATCTTTGATCGCGCCCTGGTCGCGGTGCAGGGCCCCGCCGCACAAAACGTGGTCGGCGATCTCTGCCCCGCCGCGCGTGAGATGAGCTTCATGCAGACCATGGTTGCCGACATCATCGGCGTCGAATGCCGCATCTCGCGGCTGGGCTACACCGGTGAAGACGGCTTTGAAATCTCCATCCCCGAGGACAAGGCGGTTGAAGTCTGCCGCGCCTTGCTGGCGCATGAGGATTGCGAACCGGTTGGCCTCGGCGCCCGCGACAGCCTGCGGCTGGAAGCCGGCCTCTGCCTCTATGGCAACGACATCGACAATTCCACCTCCCCGGTGGAGGCCT is a window encoding:
- a CDS encoding response regulator transcription factor, whose product is MRVLLVEDEKLIADAVKVSMTRDGYHVDWVADANSAEDALVTSQFDLVILDLGLPGRDGLSLLRWLRNTDRNEPVVILTAREAVENRIEGLDLGADDYMTKPFDMKELLARARAQIRRANGRSAPRLTHGDIEVDPAAHTVTHKGEVVEISPLAFQVLVLLLERKGRVVSKDDLAESLYGWEEGAESNTVEVYVSQIRRRLTGDLIRTIRGIGYIIDKD
- a CDS encoding globin-coupled sensor protein codes for the protein MTTEARDLIRTWFDFGDENAKTLAELGQILRPNFDQILDEFYEVILNRPETAQFFEAPGLIEHAKAAQKSHWECLFSGKFDRKYLESAERVGRVHFQIQLPFLLYLGGYSEAGSKMLNLVLNRGRLGSKKKTAQQAALLMRAMMADCERVIDAYFQAQQQEQTRAMTIMTDGIKQLEQGNLTHKIRKDEGGGFPDKFDTIRISYNTLIDRWCSTIGSSTTSAHSVDEKMASTSQMTRDLADRSEQQAATLEEAVAAVSQISANTKDTSAMVFKASKKSEQNHQDAERGGAVVKQAIEAVVRIEESSEQIAKFVDVIDDISFQTNLLALNAGVEAARAGDAGRGFAVVASEVRALAARASQSASEIKSLIAASTVQVREGCELVRQTGESLKGIRMGAGSVSDLMEEIAEVISAQSQSLVEVDASMTDLGRTTQDSAALASKVFETTAGLAADSAALKQNMDGYRLRTSDSTERLMDLEYEKAERAG
- a CDS encoding glycosyltransferase → MKPPSLAIIIITLNEEQRLPLLLGDLQRQTWTDFEIIHVDSNSTDQTLRRSAQISAQFAHYRIIDMQQRGVSLGRNMGARQARADRLLFLDSDTRLAPDFLETALQELQQRDLGVGIVCMATDGLAFRHRVSFGLFNAGIRLTSHFFPTAIGACLFSAREIHAEIGGFDERLRLCEDCHYVLKASKAQRSTVGVLRSRFDFDPRRLDQDGFLRTGFTYFRANLYRFFRGELVHNQIPYEFGHYRSGPHD
- a CDS encoding ATP-binding protein, which encodes MRKNSIRSRIQWRLIPLILSCWVGASALVYFGTRSELRDALNAQADIMATIIARMQSDEIDAADFGKGLERYEDDYLIRIWSPDGQFLFDSQTTLLDGSFAFPRATKPAELGPEWRQSEYHMQSGGRILIARLKEETNELILQVTLTSLLPLALAFLGSILAVLLFVRNGLMPLTQLSDELANRTAAELKDLPDQDQAEELQPIVTSLNGLFDRIRGLLARERRFVDDAAHELRTPLTVIKAQCQSIDPATLDAETKQRLDSVVEGVDRITQLSARLLDQARAEQPAPRMSTVKVAPLLRGVLADLMLQAEEAGVTVELLCMDEPVILCASDDLRVILRNLVENAIKFSADPGRVCVTLKTDFLAVEDNGPGVPEDQRLHVFDRFFQMPETEAARMRRGAGLGLSIVMSLSQRNGMLVSVTDSVELAGACFRLDFSQAKP
- a CDS encoding LssY C-terminal domain-containing protein: MIETLAQFGNMLLYPAVALIAYFDTLIGVGFFVFGEIAFVTAGVRWAATGDIWIVILVLCAACSGDLTSFGLGRRYGARAASRCLKPLSRRRQWRRARRLLMRYGIGFVIVARLLGPVAWITPFLAGSLAMPARRFALATVPAVLIGAGQFVLLGYFGANAGPLLQRAYAFLSDHMGIFAMGFAIFCATGVIWKMQRGGRLVQLLCAVITAAAIVLGANLYYFFASGAHAATSLEGQPQTVGLCDLKTMDLRVYPGNTNMHLPQPINVLLISDVSPEVVMSGLGWQQNMTFSRDRIGLKTYVELLVKRTPPVSEMYYFGQPAQSAFQLPGSLTERVHIRWWPAGWLGDQQIYVGAISRDEEIAIKYYRAIPALLHDIEPEVDRVRDLLAAQIVGHSELSVLGLAPLQKPVHDGQESDYQTDGRLLVVGSSYRSLLPQYYNCLSLTQNGEV
- a CDS encoding adenylate/guanylate cyclase domain-containing protein, translating into MAETTTNASPNSYRPKRHVDLADVVADNAYVVANLASHKQRGLEWAIRARWIAMPLIGVMLIFINPSWDVLYYHGVLALLCLNGWLMGRLGKVGRSKAELFLIFVDLLIMTLGMVLPNPFAPQDFPIAIQYRFDNFIYFYVILAAGTLAYSWRTVIAIGTWTAGLWMTGVVLAWWLSPVDEPLRQQAADVFGDNAMLKRFMDPTDFMIHLRVQEVVVFVIVAVILGFSVRRFNALLMNNASLTRERTNLSRYFSPNVVEQLSQNDEPLKQVRRQDVAVLFIDIIGFTRLAAGLDALDVIELLRGFHGRMEREVFRHHGTLDKYLGDGLMATFGTPMAGTQDATDALACAQDMISSLEQWNLVRRRAGDPEIRVGIGVHFGEAVLGDIGANRLEYAVIGTAVNVAARLEVMTRELQSDIAISDRLRQQIQMENIEVALLDPFIQQPDQEIRGLDQPMSVWTSR
- a CDS encoding phosphatase PAP2 family protein, encoding MFRIFGLTKNGLVLFGVLLSILCGRGQVERTGDYLQIALPVAAFACSVSNGEALNTFLRFVLVEGVVHGTKRGLDAAPINHRPGGGLQGFPSGHTAAATFGVSSLVNSCVKKNPWVQGAVILSGGYVGASRIEVGAHFLFQVVAGALLGWLGERSSMLFRILRIVTLRRYRQFARRLILTRL